One window from the genome of Aquabacterium sp. A3 encodes:
- a CDS encoding ParA family protein has protein sequence MPHIFCIANQKGGVGKTTTTVNLAAGLAQIGQRVLIVDLDPQGNATMGSGVDKRTLPHSVYDVLLEDVTIAEARARSEKAGYDVLGANRELAGAEIELVNLERRDRRLKAAIEAAAADYDFVLIDCPPSLSLLTLNGLTCAHGVIVPMQCEYFALEGLTDLVNTVKQVHANLNRELKLIGLLRVMFDPRITLQQQVSEQLKGHFGDKVFNTVIPRNVRLAEAPSYGVPGVVFDPSSKGAQAFVSFARELVDRVARGVA, from the coding sequence ATGCCGCACATCTTCTGCATTGCCAACCAAAAGGGCGGGGTGGGCAAGACGACCACCACCGTGAACCTGGCCGCCGGCCTGGCCCAGATCGGGCAGCGCGTGCTCATCGTCGACCTGGACCCGCAGGGCAACGCCACCATGGGCTCGGGCGTGGACAAGCGCACCTTGCCCCACAGCGTGTACGACGTGCTGCTGGAAGACGTGACCATCGCCGAGGCCCGTGCCCGCAGCGAAAAAGCCGGCTACGACGTGCTGGGCGCCAACCGCGAGCTGGCGGGCGCCGAGATCGAGCTGGTCAACCTGGAGCGGCGTGACCGACGCCTGAAGGCCGCCATCGAAGCGGCCGCCGCCGACTACGACTTCGTGCTCATCGACTGCCCGCCCAGCTTGAGCCTGCTCACGCTCAACGGCCTGACCTGCGCGCATGGCGTGATCGTGCCCATGCAGTGCGAGTACTTCGCGCTGGAAGGCCTCACCGACCTGGTCAACACCGTCAAGCAGGTGCATGCCAACCTCAACCGCGAGCTCAAGCTGATCGGGCTGTTGCGGGTGATGTTCGATCCGCGCATCACCCTGCAGCAGCAGGTGAGCGAGCAGCTCAAGGGGCACTTTGGCGACAAGGTGTTCAACACCGTCATCCCGCGCAATGTGCGCCTGGCCGAGGCCCCCAGCTATGGGGTGCCTGGCGTCGTGTTCGACCCCTCCAGCAAGGGCGCGCAGGCCTTCGTCAGCTTCGCGCGCGAGCTGGTGGACCGGGTGGCCCGGGGCGTGGCCTGA